A single genomic interval of Ictalurus furcatus strain D&B chromosome 20, Billie_1.0, whole genome shotgun sequence harbors:
- the sdhc gene encoding succinate dehydrogenase cytochrome b560 subunit, mitochondrial isoform X5, whose translation MLVYTQVTSSKMASLDHQHKGAGVTMVTVPCRWSVPMMMSITHRGTGVVLSAGISAFAAAALVLPGSFPYYLDLVHSFSMGPALITTAKFALSFPVAYHTYNGIRHLMWDVGKGFKIPEVYHSGYIVIALSIFTSVALTAL comes from the exons ATGCTTGTCTACACCCAAGTAACTAGTAGTAAGATGGCTAGTTTAGATCACCAACACAAAG GAGCTGGCGTTACTATGGTAACTGTGCCTTGCAGGTGGTCAGTCCCCATGATGATGTCAATCACTCACAGAGGAACAGGCGTAGTGCTCagtgcag GTATTTCTGCTTTTGCAGCTGCTGCGCTAGTATTGCCGGGCAGTTTTCCTTACTACTTGGACCTGGTCCACTCGTTCTCCATGGGTCCAGCTCTCATCACCACAGCCAAATTTGCCCTGTCCTTCCCAGTGGCCTACCACACTTACAATGGCATTCGCCACCTG ATGTGGGATGTCGGTAAGGGCTTTAAGATCCCTGAGGTCTACCATTCTGGCTACATTGTTATCGCTCTGTCCATTTTCACCTCAGTCGCCTTGACTGCACTCTGA
- the sdhc gene encoding succinate dehydrogenase cytochrome b560 subunit, mitochondrial isoform X9 has product MVTVPCRWSVPMMMSITHRGTGVVLSAGISAFAAAALVLPGSFPYYLDLVHSFSMGPALITTAKFALSFPVAYHTYNGIRHLMWDVGKGFKIPEVYHSGYIVIALSIFTSVALTAL; this is encoded by the exons ATGGTAACTGTGCCTTGCAGGTGGTCAGTCCCCATGATGATGTCAATCACTCACAGAGGAACAGGCGTAGTGCTCagtgcag GTATTTCTGCTTTTGCAGCTGCTGCGCTAGTATTGCCGGGCAGTTTTCCTTACTACTTGGACCTGGTCCACTCGTTCTCCATGGGTCCAGCTCTCATCACCACAGCCAAATTTGCCCTGTCCTTCCCAGTGGCCTACCACACTTACAATGGCATTCGCCACCTG ATGTGGGATGTCGGTAAGGGCTTTAAGATCCCTGAGGTCTACCATTCTGGCTACATTGTTATCGCTCTGTCCATTTTCACCTCAGTCGCCTTGACTGCACTCTGA
- the sdhc gene encoding succinate dehydrogenase cytochrome b560 subunit, mitochondrial isoform X10: MALLLRWSVPMMMSITHRGTGVVLSAGISAFAAAALVLPGSFPYYLDLVHSFSMGPALITTAKFALSFPVAYHTYNGIRHLMWDVGKGFKIPEVYHSGYIVIALSIFTSVALTAL; encoded by the exons GTGGTCAGTCCCCATGATGATGTCAATCACTCACAGAGGAACAGGCGTAGTGCTCagtgcag GTATTTCTGCTTTTGCAGCTGCTGCGCTAGTATTGCCGGGCAGTTTTCCTTACTACTTGGACCTGGTCCACTCGTTCTCCATGGGTCCAGCTCTCATCACCACAGCCAAATTTGCCCTGTCCTTCCCAGTGGCCTACCACACTTACAATGGCATTCGCCACCTG ATGTGGGATGTCGGTAAGGGCTTTAAGATCCCTGAGGTCTACCATTCTGGCTACATTGTTATCGCTCTGTCCATTTTCACCTCAGTCGCCTTGACTGCACTCTGA